The Chryseobacterium sp. JV274 sequence ATTACTGTATTTGAAGCAGCAATGCCAACATTGGTTACCTCGAGTATCATTGCAGAACAGTTCAGGCTGAATACAAAACTGACCAACCTGATCATTGGAGTCAGTATCATTGTAGGATTTTTTACTTCTGTATTTTGGTATGAGATGACCGAATACTTTTTTTAACGATAAGATGGCTCTTTCTCAATACTGTCAATTGATATCGGTTTTATACATGTTATTTGTCATTCCGTAGGAATATCTTAGCTAAGTGAAACGCCTTTGCGAACGAATTAAACCAATTAATAATACCTTTGCGAATATTGCGTTGTAATCTAGGTTTTGGCTAAAGCCAATTGAAATTTTAATTTTTATCAAACGGACTAAAGTCCGTTCCTATTGAATTATTATTGATTTTTTTTGCAAATTTCGCTGATTGAACAGGTTGTATTCCTGAAGTATATCAAACCAATTGTCATTCCGATTTCTATGGCAAAATGAAAGGTGGGAATATACCTCATAATTCTTAAGTAGGATTCTAAGGTTTGTTAAAGAGCATCAAAGAATTTCTGCAAAGTTGCAGTTCTCTGAAGAAAAATCTAATTTTACACTTTAAATATTTCCCTTGCAATACGCTCAAATTGTTTTACCACTGAACCTCAAAGGATCTTTCACGTATAAAGTTCCCGAAGAAATGATGTCCGAAATTCAGTCCGGAATGCGTGTTCTGGTACCGTTTGGAGGAAAGAAAATCTATACAGGACTTGTATTTGAGCTTCATAATAACGCACCGGAAAACTTTGTAGCAAAGGAAGTCATCAGCATGCTGGATGATAAACCGATTATGCCTCAAGAGCAGATTGATTTCTGGAATTGGCTATCGGAATATTACATGTGCAGTCTGGGAGAAATCTACAGGTTTTCATTCCCTTCTTCATTAAAACTGGAGAGTGAAACCTATTTAAAATTAAAACCTGGAGTCGTTGTAGATTTTGAAAATCTTGATGTCAACGAAATGTACCTGATTCAGGCACTGGAAGTTCGGCAGCTGATCAATCTGACGGATATTGAGGCTTTTATTCCTAAAAAAGATATCATCAAGACTGTCAATTCATTGATTGATCTTCAGTATATTGAGATTGACGAGAAAATTGCTGAAAAATATAAAGCCAAAGAAGTAGCTTACGTAAGAATTAAGGATGAGGTTTTGGCCAATCAGAACCTTACGGATATACTTTTAAAACTAAACAGAGCCCAAAAGCAGAAAGATCTGTTCCTTCTTATTTTAGAAAAACAGACAGAAAATCCTGATGCTCCTATCAAAAAATCTGAGCTGTTTGAGGATGGTTATTTCGGAAGTTCACACTTTAAGCCTTTAGCAGATAAAGGTCTGGTGGAGGAATACTACATGCAGAAAGACAGAATTGAAAGCTATGAAGGAGAGATTGAAGAACTGGAAGAGCTTTCAGAACAGCAGAAAATTGCTAAATCTGAGATTGATGAAGCATTTGAAGAAGGGAAAAATGTCCTGCTTCATGGGGTAACTTCATCCGGGAAAACACATATTTATTTAGAAAAAATTGAAGAATGTATCAAAGAAGGAAAGAATGTTTTGTTTTTACTTCCTGAAATTTCCCTGACCAAACAAATTACCCAGAGATTAGAAAAAAAATACGGCCGGCAACTAGGATTTTATCACCAGAAACTGACCGATTTTGAAAGGGTCGAAGTCTGGAGAAGAATCAGGCAGAATGATATCCGCATTCTGATCGGAACCCGGAATGCTTTGTTTTTACCTTATCAGAACCTGGGACTTATTGTGGTAGATGAAGAGCATGATTCTGCCTACAGACCAAGAGAAGTGACCCCTTATTTTAACGCTAAAGATGCATCGTTGGTATTGGGTGGATTTTATAATGCGGGAGTGATCCTGGGATCTGCAACACCTTCTGTTGAAAGCTACTACAGAGCCAGAAAAGATAAAATGAAATATATTTTCCTGAATGAAAGATTCGGGAATGTAAATCTGCCGGAATATGAACTGATCAATTTCAAAGAAGCCCTGGAATCTAAAAAAGTTTCCGGAAATTTCTCTCTGAAACTCGTTGAAGAGATTAAGAAAACGGTGGATGAAAAAAAGCAGGCGATTGTTCTGCACAACCGTCGTGGCTATTCCAATGTAATAGAATGTGAGAGCTGTGGGTATGTCAACTACTGTTCCAATTGTGATGTGGTAATGACCTATCACAAGGCAGCGAATGAAATGAAATGCCATTACTGCGGACAAAGAGCTTCCAAGCCAAGAACCTGCCCGAAATGCAATTCCGAAAAGCTGAACGAAAGAGGAGTAGGGGTAGAGCAGATTCATGAAGAGGTTTCCAAACTGTTCCCTGAAAACGAAGTGGACAGAATGGATGTAGATTCTATGCGTAAGAAATTTGCCTACGAAAAGCTGTATGAAAAGATTGAAGACGGAGAAACAGATATCATCGTAGGAACTCAAATGATTTCCAAAGGACTTGATTTTGATCATATAGAACTCGTTACAATTCCAAAAGCGGATTCCTTATTATATGTGCAGGATTTCAGAGCAGAAGAAAGAGCTTATCAATTGATCACACAGGTTTCAGGAAGAGCCGGAAGAGTTTCCGGAAAGGGAAGAATCCTCATTCAGACTTTCAATCCTGATCATTCTGTATTCCAGCTGATCAAGATGAACAATCCTGCAAAGATCTATAAATATATCCTTACTGAGCGCCAGAAATTCCATTATCCGCCATTTACCAAGCTGATTATGATTGAAATGAAACACAGAAAGGAGGATAAAGTGGACCGAGCTTCTCAGTTTCTGGGTTCTATTCTCAGAAAATACCTTCCTGAAGATTGTGTTTTAGGCCCTGAAAGAGCTCAGATTGCAAGGCTTAATAATCTGTACCAGTTCCAGATTATGCTTAAGCTTCCCCGTGGGAAAAACTATGAGAAATTCAAAAGCCTGGTTTTGATAAGTTTAAAAGAATTTGATGAAATCACTGCATATCAAAGCATTAAAAAAGATGTTTTTGTGGATTTTTAACAATTTTTAACAAACTTTACACTCTTTTATAATGGGTCAGTGGTCCGTTATATAACAATAATTTCTACTTTTGGACGTTGATTAAGTGTTTGGCTCTTTTATTGAATGATTTAACCTTTCATTTTTTATAGAGTCAAAACTATAGAACAAAAAGAAGATAGATGGTAAATTTCAGAAAATATATTTCAAGTGCGGCGGTGTTGGCTTCTGGTCTTTTCCTGGCTCAATCTACCGTTTCTACCGTTCTTTATTCTCAGAATTATGACAGTCAGAAAAGCAGTCTAAACCTGCCTTCACCCGTTAGTACGATGGTGGAGAAAACTGTGTTGTCAGCAAAAGAACTTGTAGATATTAATGTGAACACAATGATGGCGGATCCTGTGCTGAAAAATGCAAGCTGGGGATTCGTAGTGTACGATCCGAAAACGAAGAAGGTAATTTCTTCGTACAATGAAAATACTCCTTTAGTACCTGCTTCTACTACAAAGCTGCTTACGACGGAAACAGCATTAAACCTGCTGGGTGAAAACTACCGTTGGATGACTCAGCTTGAATATTCAGGAACTATAGATGAAAATGGAGTTTTAAATGGAAATCTTTATGTGATAGGAAGCGGTGACCCTTCTTTGGGAACAAACAAAGCGGGTGCATCATCTTACAGAGATATTATTTCAGATTTCGTAGGCGGAGTTTCAAGAGAGGGAATCAAAAAGGTAAATGGTGATATTATCATTCAGACAGCGCTTTTCAAAGGCAATATTTCAATGCTTCCGGAAAATGTTGTATGGTTGGAAAACAATAATTATTATCTGCCTGCAGGAAGTACCCGTGATATCAACCCAGCTAACGAAAAATTGATCGTTAAAAAAGGAGGTTTCTCAACGGAAAAGAAATTTTTCTATGTTTCTCCTTACGCTCATCAGATGGTGTATGCTGATAAATATGAAGGAAATGGAGTTTTAACAACCAAACTTCCTGATGCTCCTGCATACCTTGCGAACTCTTTCAGAACAACATTGGTAAAAAGCGGAATTCCTGTTACCGGAAAAGTAAGTCCAAAAATGACAGATACAGCTCCGGAAGGAAGAAAAATGCTTTCAGCTTATAAATCCCCAACTTTAGGTGATATTATTTATTATACCAATCAACACAGTGATAATTCATTGGCTGAAGCGTTGCTAAGAACTGTTGGTTATCAGAAAATGGGTGACCAGACCTCAGAATCAGGAAGAATTGTGGTGACTAATCACCTGAAAGATGCCGGTTTTGATATGGTTGGTCTTAATTATATGGATGGAAGCGGACTTTCAAGAAGCAATAATGTAACTCCTATTTCCCAAGCGAAGTTTCTTACTTCTTTGATGGATCAGAAATATTACAGATCCTATCTTACTTCTTTACCGATCGGAGGACAATCCGGTACTTTAAAAAGAATGTTCATTGGAGAAGGTAACGGACAGGTTTTTGCGAAAACAGGAACGTTGAATAAAGTAAAAACATTAGCAGGTTATCTGAAGACGAATTCCGGGAAAACATTGGTGTTCTCTTTAATGGTGAATAACTATTCCGGATCGGTAGATATGGTGAAAAAGAGAATGGAGAAAATTCTTGAACCTGCACTGGATCTTTAAATATTTTTTATTTTATATATTATAACAGCCTTTTAATCATTGATTAAAAGGTTTTTTTTATATTTGATTAAATTTTTCTAAACATGACAAAATTGTACCTTTTGGTGTTGGGATTTTTAATTTCCCAGCAATTCTATAGCCAGAAGCATGAGCAAAACATCGATATGAAAGGATTGATCGAAAAAGAGAAAAAATCCTTTACGCAAAAAATGAATATCGGGAATACAAATCCCAATACTCTGAATTACGATTTAAAGTATCAAAGAATGGATGTTACTCTTAATCCGGCTTCCAATACTATTTCCGGATCGGTAACTTCTCATTTTAAGCCTACTCAGAATATAGGCAGTATTTATTTTGATCTGACAACTTCTTTAACGGTTTCTCAGGTTAAATATCATGGGAACAACCTTACTTTTCAACAACTTCCTTCCAACGAAGTGAAAATTGATTTTCAAGCTCCGCTCACTGCCAATACACTGGATTCTCTGACGATTCACTATTCAGGTACGCCGCCTAGTGCCAATGGAGCCTTCACAACAGCTACTCAGGGCGGAGTTCCGGTACTTTCTACGTTAAACGAACCTTATGGTGCACAAGACTGGTTTCCAACAAAACAAAGTTTGAATGATAAAATTGAAAGATTTGATTTCAAAATTACAACGCCATCCAATTACAGCGTTGCTGCCAATGGAAAACTAATGTCCGAAACTTTTCCTACAGGATCTACGAAGCTTACTTTCTGGAGAACAATGTATCCTACGCCGGCTTATCTGATTGCACTTTCCATTACTAATTTTGTCAAGCTTACTGATACCATCGGAAACCCTCCGTTTCCTTTTGTCAACTATATTTATCCTTCCACCAATTCAAATCAAACCAGTCTGAATAATATTGAATGGACGAAACAAGTGATGAATACTTTTGAAACCTATTTTGGTTCTTATCCTTTCCGAAATGAAAAATACGGACATATGGAATTTATGTATGGAGGAGGAATGGAGCATCAGACAATGTCTTCTATGGGAGGTTGGAGCAAGCAGCTTATTGCCCATGAGCTTACTCACCAATGGTTTGGAGATAAGGTAACTTGTGGTGCATGGAATGATATCTGGCTGAATGAAGGTTTTGCTACTTTTGGAGAACATCTTGCCAATGAAAAACTACTGATGACCAATACAGAGTTTCTGAATTATCTGCAAGGTCAATCCAGTTATATTACAGCAAGTACAACAGGAACGGTGTATGTACCGGATACCGGACTTTCAAGTATCAACAGAATATTTGACAGCAGACTGTCTTATTCCAAAGGAGGATATGTATTGAGAATGTTGAAGTGGATTTTAGGTGATGCTGTTTTTTATCAGGTGCTTAAAGATTATCACGCAAGACCGAATCTGGCTTACAGCTATGCGCGTACTGCAGATTTTAATGCTTCTTTGCTTCAGTCTACCGGGACAGATTTTACAGGATTTTTCAATGACTGGGTGTATGGGGAAGGATATCCTACGTATACTATAAAATGGATGCAGGGCGGTAATCAGGCTTTATTTAAAGTTTCTCAGACACAAAGCAGCTCTGCCGTAAGCTTTTTTGAAATGCCTTTACCTATAAAAGTAACCGGAACTTCAGGGCAGACTGCGTATCTGGTTCTTAACAATACTACAAATAACCAAAGTTTTTTAGAATCTGTAACATTCCCTATTGCTAGTGTTCAGTTCAATTATGAGTACCAGATTCTGGAGAAAAACTCTACTGTTACCCAGGATAATACTTTAAGTGTTTCTTCTGTTGAGAAGGAAGGTTTTGGTCTATATCCAAATCCTGCAAAAAATGAAATTAATCTGAAAGGAATAAACAGAGCTTCAGATTTTACGATTCATGCTGTAGATGGAAAACTGGTAGGAAAAGGAACGTATCAGCCAGGTAAAGCGATTGGAATTTCAGAACTGATTCCAGGAACTTACTTCATTACGATTGATGAAAAGAGCATCAAATTCATTAAACATTAAAATTAAAAACTGTAAAATATCAATAAGTATTTTACTTGTCATTAACGATAAAATAACAGGAAGCTTTCAGATTTGAAAGCTTCTTTGTTTTCTGGCCGCTTTAGCTCCTCTTTTTCGGGCTGTCTTTATTTTGTACTCAAACCATTTTTCTTTGAATAATTTACGCATGAAATTATCAAAATGTCTGGTGATGACTAAATTTTTAAATCCTCTCCATTTTTCGAGAGGGCTTGATGGAAGCGCTCTTACTGAGATAGAATATCCCTCCGTATCATACTGGATATAGTGCCACCATCCGGAAGGAATATAAAGTGTCTCTCCGGGATGAATGACTGCTTCATAACCACTTAAATAACGTAGAGCCGGATATTTTCTGTAATCTGGATTTTTAATCTGAGCCAGGCTGTGAAAATTGTAGGGGAGTTTATACATTAAATCGGACTGTTCCCACGGGAAGAGCCAGATTCTTTTGGTTCCCTGAAACTGGGTAATGAAGACATGTGACATATCAATATCAATGTGGTTTCTGGTTACAGAACCTTCACCTCCAAAAAACATAAAAGGCAGCCATTTCAGTATTTTACCACTCGTAACATCATTGTAGATAAGATCATTTTTAAGTTCGGGTTTTATTTTCAATAAATTAAATAAAAAAAGGCGGTGTTCAGTAGGAGCAGACTGTATAAGATTCAGATATTCTGAAAATGTGCTTTGGGCTATAGGATCACTTGCCACTCTATCAAGGGAATCAAGTTCACTACCGTAAATGTTTACCTTATGATCTCCTGCAATTTCTTTGAAATAGTCATAATTCCACTTTTTGAAGGCAGGGCTTTCCGGATGTATAAAATCTTCAATAATAATTGGAATTCTCGGCTTCATATGGTTATTAATAAAGGTTTCTGAATTGATTGTCTTTATTTTTTGTACCGGCTTTAATCTCATGCTCTCAAATTTTAAACAAATATAAATATTATCCTACTAAATTTATAGACTAATAATGTTAAAACTTAAACCTGAATTGATTTTTTAGAATTAAACATATAAAAGGTTTTATTTTACTGCCTTTTTAGTAAATTAGCACATCTAAAAAATTACCAAAAATGATCTCTGAAAAATACCTTCAACATTTACAGAACGAACTTCAGAATATTGAGAATGACGGACTTTACAAAAGAGAAAGAATAATCACCTCTCAGCAAAGTGCAGAAATAGAAGCTAACGGAAAAAAGCTTTTGAACTTCTGCGCGAATAATTATCTGGGATTATCCAACAACCCGGAAGTAATGAAAGCGTCTCAGGAAATGATTCAATCTCATGGATATGGGATGTCATCAGTGCGTTTTATCTGCGGAACACAGGATATTCACAAGGATTTGGAGAAAAAAATCGCTGACTTTTTAGGTCTTGAAGATACCATCCTTTATGCAGCAGCATTTGATGCAAACGGTGGTGTTTTTGAACCATTGTTTACGGAAGAAGATGCTATTATTTCAGATGAATTGAATCATGCCTCTATCATTGATGGTGTTCGTCTTTGTAAAGCAGCGAGATACAGATATAAAAACAATAATATGGCGGATCTTGAAGCTCAGTTAATTGCTGCTTCTGAAAAGAACCATCGTTTCAAAATTATCGTAACAGACGGAGTATTCTCAATGGACGGTATTGTTGCAGACCTAAAAGGAGTGTGCGACCTTGCTGATAAATATGATGCTTTGGTAATGGTAGATGACTCTCACGCAACAGGTTTCATCGGAAAAACAGGCCGTGGAACTCACGAAGCTAATGAAGTAATGGGTAGAGTAGATATCATCACTTCTACTTTAGGAAAAGCTTTAGGAGGTGCTTTAGGAGGTTTTACTTCCGGTAAAAAAGAAATCATTGATATGCTGAGACAGCGTTCAAGACCTTATTTATTCTCCAACTCTTTAGCGCCTGGAATCGTAGGAGCTGCTCTGAAAGTATTGGATATGATTTCTGATAACACTTCCCTTCGTGATCAGGTAATGGAAAATGCAGAATATTTCAGAACGGAAATGAAAGCGAAAGGTTTTGATATTCCGGACGGAGATGCTGCGATTGTTCCGGTAATGCTTTACGATGCACCTCTTTCTCAGAAAATGGCTGAAAAGCTTATGGATGAAGGTGTTTACGTAATCGGATTCTTCTATCCGGTAGTACCGAAAGGAAAAGCGAGAATCAGAGTACAGTTATCTGCTGCTCATACTAAAGAACATTTAGATAAAGCGATTGCTGCTTTTGAAAAAGTTGGGAAAGAATTAGGCGTGATTTCTTAATATAAAAAGTTCTACGTTTGTA is a genomic window containing:
- a CDS encoding M1 family aminopeptidase, whose translation is MTKLYLLVLGFLISQQFYSQKHEQNIDMKGLIEKEKKSFTQKMNIGNTNPNTLNYDLKYQRMDVTLNPASNTISGSVTSHFKPTQNIGSIYFDLTTSLTVSQVKYHGNNLTFQQLPSNEVKIDFQAPLTANTLDSLTIHYSGTPPSANGAFTTATQGGVPVLSTLNEPYGAQDWFPTKQSLNDKIERFDFKITTPSNYSVAANGKLMSETFPTGSTKLTFWRTMYPTPAYLIALSITNFVKLTDTIGNPPFPFVNYIYPSTNSNQTSLNNIEWTKQVMNTFETYFGSYPFRNEKYGHMEFMYGGGMEHQTMSSMGGWSKQLIAHELTHQWFGDKVTCGAWNDIWLNEGFATFGEHLANEKLLMTNTEFLNYLQGQSSYITASTTGTVYVPDTGLSSINRIFDSRLSYSKGGYVLRMLKWILGDAVFYQVLKDYHARPNLAYSYARTADFNASLLQSTGTDFTGFFNDWVYGEGYPTYTIKWMQGGNQALFKVSQTQSSSAVSFFEMPLPIKVTGTSGQTAYLVLNNTTNNQSFLESVTFPIASVQFNYEYQILEKNSTVTQDNTLSVSSVEKEGFGLYPNPAKNEINLKGINRASDFTIHAVDGKLVGKGTYQPGKAIGISELIPGTYFITIDEKSIKFIKH
- the kbl gene encoding glycine C-acetyltransferase, with protein sequence MISEKYLQHLQNELQNIENDGLYKRERIITSQQSAEIEANGKKLLNFCANNYLGLSNNPEVMKASQEMIQSHGYGMSSVRFICGTQDIHKDLEKKIADFLGLEDTILYAAAFDANGGVFEPLFTEEDAIISDELNHASIIDGVRLCKAARYRYKNNNMADLEAQLIAASEKNHRFKIIVTDGVFSMDGIVADLKGVCDLADKYDALVMVDDSHATGFIGKTGRGTHEANEVMGRVDIITSTLGKALGGALGGFTSGKKEIIDMLRQRSRPYLFSNSLAPGIVGAALKVLDMISDNTSLRDQVMENAEYFRTEMKAKGFDIPDGDAAIVPVMLYDAPLSQKMAEKLMDEGVYVIGFFYPVVPKGKARIRVQLSAAHTKEHLDKAIAAFEKVGKELGVIS
- the priA gene encoding primosomal protein N', with the protein product MQYAQIVLPLNLKGSFTYKVPEEMMSEIQSGMRVLVPFGGKKIYTGLVFELHNNAPENFVAKEVISMLDDKPIMPQEQIDFWNWLSEYYMCSLGEIYRFSFPSSLKLESETYLKLKPGVVVDFENLDVNEMYLIQALEVRQLINLTDIEAFIPKKDIIKTVNSLIDLQYIEIDEKIAEKYKAKEVAYVRIKDEVLANQNLTDILLKLNRAQKQKDLFLLILEKQTENPDAPIKKSELFEDGYFGSSHFKPLADKGLVEEYYMQKDRIESYEGEIEELEELSEQQKIAKSEIDEAFEEGKNVLLHGVTSSGKTHIYLEKIEECIKEGKNVLFLLPEISLTKQITQRLEKKYGRQLGFYHQKLTDFERVEVWRRIRQNDIRILIGTRNALFLPYQNLGLIVVDEEHDSAYRPREVTPYFNAKDASLVLGGFYNAGVILGSATPSVESYYRARKDKMKYIFLNERFGNVNLPEYELINFKEALESKKVSGNFSLKLVEEIKKTVDEKKQAIVLHNRRGYSNVIECESCGYVNYCSNCDVVMTYHKAANEMKCHYCGQRASKPRTCPKCNSEKLNERGVGVEQIHEEVSKLFPENEVDRMDVDSMRKKFAYEKLYEKIEDGETDIIVGTQMISKGLDFDHIELVTIPKADSLLYVQDFRAEERAYQLITQVSGRAGRVSGKGRILIQTFNPDHSVFQLIKMNNPAKIYKYILTERQKFHYPPFTKLIMIEMKHRKEDKVDRASQFLGSILRKYLPEDCVLGPERAQIARLNNLYQFQIMLKLPRGKNYEKFKSLVLISLKEFDEITAYQSIKKDVFVDF
- the dacB gene encoding D-alanyl-D-alanine carboxypeptidase/D-alanyl-D-alanine-endopeptidase, coding for MVNFRKYISSAAVLASGLFLAQSTVSTVLYSQNYDSQKSSLNLPSPVSTMVEKTVLSAKELVDINVNTMMADPVLKNASWGFVVYDPKTKKVISSYNENTPLVPASTTKLLTTETALNLLGENYRWMTQLEYSGTIDENGVLNGNLYVIGSGDPSLGTNKAGASSYRDIISDFVGGVSREGIKKVNGDIIIQTALFKGNISMLPENVVWLENNNYYLPAGSTRDINPANEKLIVKKGGFSTEKKFFYVSPYAHQMVYADKYEGNGVLTTKLPDAPAYLANSFRTTLVKSGIPVTGKVSPKMTDTAPEGRKMLSAYKSPTLGDIIYYTNQHSDNSLAEALLRTVGYQKMGDQTSESGRIVVTNHLKDAGFDMVGLNYMDGSGLSRSNNVTPISQAKFLTSLMDQKYYRSYLTSLPIGGQSGTLKRMFIGEGNGQVFAKTGTLNKVKTLAGYLKTNSGKTLVFSLMVNNYSGSVDMVKKRMEKILEPALDL
- a CDS encoding cupin-like domain-containing protein codes for the protein MRLKPVQKIKTINSETFINNHMKPRIPIIIEDFIHPESPAFKKWNYDYFKEIAGDHKVNIYGSELDSLDRVASDPIAQSTFSEYLNLIQSAPTEHRLFLFNLLKIKPELKNDLIYNDVTSGKILKWLPFMFFGGEGSVTRNHIDIDMSHVFITQFQGTKRIWLFPWEQSDLMYKLPYNFHSLAQIKNPDYRKYPALRYLSGYEAVIHPGETLYIPSGWWHYIQYDTEGYSISVRALPSSPLEKWRGFKNLVITRHFDNFMRKLFKEKWFEYKIKTARKRGAKAARKQRSFQI